CGGCGGGCTCGTCGTCTGGCTCGCCGCCCACGACGACCGCGTCCGCTGTGTCGTCAGCCAGGTCGCAGTGCAGGACTCGCGCGCCCTCGCCGCATCGCGCATGCACTCCTTCCCCCGCGCCCGCGAGGAGATGCGCGCGCTCGCCAGCGCCCAGGCCCGCGGCGAAGCCGAGCCCATCCCCCAGAGCATCGACGCCACCCGCGGGCTGCGCGGCACGCCTCACTCCGCCAAGATGTACTACTTCGCCCCCGTCGAGCTCGCCGAGCGGATCACGGTCCCCGTCCTCCTCATCGATGCCGAGCACGAAGAGCTCTGGGACCGCACGCAGCACTCCAAGCTCCTGTACGAGCGCCTGCGCGCCGCCGGCCGCACCGACGCCGAGTACGTCGTAATCCCCGGCATCACCCACTACGCCGTCTACGGCGATAAGTGCCGCGAGGTCACCGAACTGGCGGTCCAGTGGTTCCAGCGCCAC
This region of Dehalococcoidia bacterium genomic DNA includes:
- a CDS encoding alpha/beta fold hydrolase yields the protein MRPVEFWSEGTLLRGDIFEPPGLAADGRRPGIVLCHGWGGTKQHLHSIGLPQRLAEAGFVVLAFDYRGWGESESRVVVLEPLPKEKTEASARVRVIREVVDPFDEAWDIRHAIDFLQGEPSVDPARIGLWGSSYGGGLVVWLAAHDDRVRCVVSQVAVQDSRALAASRMHSFPRAREEMRALASAQARGEAEPIPQSIDATRGLRGTPHSAKMYYFAPVELAERITVPVLLIDAEHEELWDRTQHSKLLYERLRAAGRTDAEYVVIPGITHYAVYGDKCREVTELAVQWFQRHL